A segment of the Zingiber officinale cultivar Zhangliang chromosome 8B, Zo_v1.1, whole genome shotgun sequence genome:
ACGTAAGCCCCGCCCGTAACGCAATAGATATAATTCCACGAGTAGGCTTCCTTATGACCCCTCGCGGTGGTGGTGCAGCCGAGGCTGATGCCGGACGGCCTGCCGGACGTGCATTGCCGGTCGGCCTGCGGCGGCCAGAAGCTGAGGGACATCATGCTGGACCACAACATCGATCTTTACGGACCATATGTGAGTATGTCAGGCTGCTCCTCAGTCGCGTTGTCGATCCTTTGCAGTGCTTCCATTCGATGAAATGCCAATTCGTGCAGGACGGCCCACTGCTGAACTGCTCCGGAGGTGGCATCTGCGGGACATGCCTTGTGGAGGTAGTAGAACTCCCTCGGTCTTCACCTCCTCCATCTTCACTCATCCAGACAACTTGTTGTTGTGACAACTTGCAACGATTTTCAGGTGGTCGATGGCAAAGAATTGTTAAGCCTGCGAactgacaaagaaaagaaattgCTCAAGAAGGTAACCATCCTGTTTTCTTGACTGTATCTTCCTTCTCAGGAGTGTAACTAGACGATGCAGCTTATGCACTTCAAATACTGCAGAAGCCCAAGACATGGAGATTGGCATGCCAAACTGTGGTTGGGAACAAAGATTCCAGAGGGGAAGTGAGTCAGCTACCGACCAATAAAAATGGTGTATTTATTGATCCAAACAAAGATGTTCTTATATTTCTCTGTTCCCATGCAGCTTGTCATCCAACAATTGCCCGATTGGAAGGTACATAATTGGGAGGATCTAAGAGCAAGTGAGGAGCTTGAGTTTGAGTAGCATAGTTTATGATGGATATGATACCTGCTATTTCCAAGTGCAAAGAAAGGTTAGTTTGTCTCCTTTGGAGTCTAATATGTGGAGAGAGGGAAAAAAATGTATGAATAACATGAATATTTTCTGGGATCTGCATGCATTGTATTGTGTTACACGGCAAAATAGCTTCTTGTTCAATCATCAGCATCTTTCTTGGACAAACAAAAATGGAGATGTAATGCCTATAGAATATATAATCATAATACAGAGCAGGGTTTGTATAACTATTAGAATTTAGCCAATATTTGTGGCAAAAATGGAATAGAAATCCTTGTGGATTCATAAAATTGTTTTTGTCCAAACAAATATTTTGTAGTTTAGAGCCTCCATTGATGCCATCAGATTCACCTCTGCTTCAAGGTACTACTGTGAATACTTCAACGTCCTCCATGCTTGAATTTTTAACAGAGTATTGAAATGTCCAGCCATGGCAAGCTCCTGCATGAACGCCCTTCTTGTCGACGGCAACAACAGCCCCAACGAAGTTGGGAAACTTGTGAGCTATTCTGGAAATTGCATCTACTGCAGCATGCTTAGGTTCCATGCCTTGTCGCATGCTCTCAACTACCTGATAGCTGGAGGAAGGACACAGGATATCACATTTTTCACAGAAACAAAATACACTAAGTTCTTGTAAGCCAGAAGTAGCTCTGAAATTGGCTTATTGACCAATATGTTCATGCTACTATTCAATGAATCACGGCATCATTTATCAAACTTATACAATACTAGAATAGAAACAGATTCTCAAGAATAGAAATCTTAAATCTTGTGTTTGGATGGA
Coding sequences within it:
- the LOC122015018 gene encoding photosynthetic NDH subunit of subcomplex B 3, chloroplastic-like, with the translated sequence MGLLQLNPPAVSSIPTIARRFPHTSSSLKLLRHCRLFAIATNPASSDGSAAPDNDEPPSIDFAFVHPRLMPDGLPDVHCRSACGGQKLRDIMLDHNIDLYGPYDGPLLNCSGGGICGTCLVEVVDGKELLSLRTDKEKKLLKKKPKTWRLACQTVVGNKDSRGELVIQQLPDWKVHNWEDLRASEELEFE